The segment AGCGCCAGTTTTGCACGCTCAAACAGGTCAAGATTACGAAAATGTGTTGAAATGACAATCAAATCAAGGTCGCTGTCGGGAGTCATTCTATCGGTAAGCGCGGACCCGAAAAGAGCGATAGCTTCGACGCTAATCCCAGAACTTAT is part of the Bacteroidales bacterium genome and harbors:
- a CDS encoding nucleotidyltransferase domain-containing protein, whose protein sequence is MDKATITEVISYLKESYISSGISVEAIALFGSALTDRMTPDSDLDLIVISTHFRNLDLFERAKLAL